One genomic window of Paenisporosarcina antarctica includes the following:
- a CDS encoding SET domain-containing protein has translation MIHPHTELRFMNDQIGFGVFATQFIPKGTVTWVLDDLDQILDPQYVETVDKYRREIIKKYAYRNQHGKYILCWDLGRYVNHSFHANCMGTAYEFEVAIRDIHPGEQLTDDYGTLNIEEPFECFPEAGTERKLVYPDDLLQFHKEWDLNVIVALKHLDEVEQPLLSLIRQEFMGKVRVAATENILLDSIKCLYYNRQEHR, from the coding sequence ATGATTCATCCGCACACAGAATTACGTTTTATGAATGATCAGATCGGTTTTGGGGTATTCGCGACTCAATTTATCCCAAAGGGGACAGTGACGTGGGTACTCGATGATCTAGATCAAATTCTGGATCCACAATATGTTGAAACGGTGGATAAATACAGGCGTGAAATTATAAAGAAATATGCGTATCGCAACCAACATGGTAAATATATTCTTTGTTGGGATTTAGGGAGGTATGTGAACCACAGTTTTCATGCCAATTGTATGGGGACAGCTTATGAATTTGAGGTTGCTATTCGGGACATTCATCCAGGGGAGCAGTTAACAGATGATTATGGAACATTAAATATTGAAGAGCCTTTTGAATGTTTCCCAGAAGCAGGTACGGAACGTAAGTTAGTTTATCCAGATGACCTCCTTCAATTTCACAAAGAATGGGACCTAAACGTAATTGTAGCTTTAAAACACCTAGATGAAGTTGAACAACCACTACTTTCTCTTATTAGACAAGAATTCATGGGGAAAGTACGAGTGGCAGCCACAGAGAATATTCTGTTGGATTCAATAAAATGCCTTTATTATAATCGGCAAGAACATAGGTAA
- a CDS encoding SRPBCC family protein, whose translation MKWEKERDLDAPINIVWALFEEEQAIRIMPKVVENKWIEKKSGILGSTYEQTYQEGKRQETYVVEILEFEDTVNRKHKHIKFQLANAFEMNLSFTLERVSDIQTKFIYSGSNIGINFIGRTMLKLGSRINGDQVIYDFLDRVEKEAILDYKSFSE comes from the coding sequence ATGAAGTGGGAAAAAGAACGTGATTTAGATGCACCTATCAACATTGTCTGGGCTTTATTTGAGGAAGAACAAGCGATACGTATTATGCCTAAAGTAGTGGAAAATAAGTGGATTGAAAAAAAATCTGGAATTCTTGGTTCCACCTACGAACAGACGTATCAAGAGGGAAAAAGACAAGAAACGTATGTGGTGGAAATCCTGGAATTTGAAGATACTGTAAATCGCAAACATAAGCATATCAAGTTTCAACTTGCTAACGCATTCGAAATGAATCTATCATTTACTCTGGAAAGAGTGAGTGATATACAGACCAAATTTATTTATTCAGGCTCGAATATTGGCATTAATTTTATTGGTCGAACAATGCTTAAACTAGGTAGTAGAATAAATGGTGATCAAGTAATTTATGATTTTCTGGATCGCGTAGAAAAAGAAGCGATTCTCGATTATAAATCCTTCTCTGAGTGA
- a CDS encoding YiiX/YebB-like N1pC/P60 family cysteine hydrolase, with translation MGTNKFNGLNQLSYEQAITEIKTGDILFCSGRYLVSTLIKKASGSIFSHAGVLFYWNEQLLVLESVEDDGVRAVSLSHYLHNYENSKNKYNGELYIGRHKLVNDPNFKQENLSTMLEKAVNLLNRNYDKDEIAKIIARISLGIGRHKDDEEYTCSEFVDECFKQLNIEFPRDSMGFIYPEHIAADSNIKPLFELI, from the coding sequence ATGGGAACCAATAAATTTAACGGGTTGAACCAACTTTCTTATGAGCAAGCAATAACAGAAATTAAGACCGGTGACATACTTTTTTGTAGTGGCCGCTATTTAGTTAGTACGCTAATAAAAAAAGCTTCAGGCTCTATATTTAGTCATGCCGGTGTATTATTCTATTGGAATGAGCAATTACTTGTTTTAGAAAGTGTTGAAGACGATGGTGTCAGGGCGGTTTCTCTTTCACATTACCTTCACAATTATGAAAATAGCAAGAATAAATATAATGGAGAACTGTATATAGGGCGACACAAATTAGTTAATGACCCTAATTTTAAACAAGAAAATTTAAGTACCATGCTTGAAAAAGCTGTAAATTTACTTAATAGAAATTATGATAAAGACGAGATAGCCAAGATTATTGCACGCATTAGTTTAGGTATTGGAAGACATAAAGATGATGAGGAGTATACGTGTTCAGAATTCGTTGACGAATGTTTTAAGCAATTAAATATAGAATTCCCACGTGATTCAATGGGCTTTATTTATCCCGAACATATTGCAGCAGATTCGAATATCAAGCCATTATTTGAACTGATTTAA
- a CDS encoding MerR family transcriptional regulator, whose translation MYKIRKFSELTGLSKETLRYYEQEELLEPAFVDPSNNYRYYDDGSYFLAILLQKLRSFGCSIQEMKVVMRDESFKNLEALLLQKKDQLQNDIIQKQQTIFEIEEFILTGKEEPIK comes from the coding sequence GTGTATAAAATCAGGAAGTTTAGCGAACTGACTGGGTTGAGCAAAGAAACACTTCGATACTATGAGCAAGAAGAATTACTCGAACCTGCATTCGTAGACCCTTCAAACAATTATCGGTACTACGATGACGGTTCGTATTTTTTGGCTATATTGTTGCAAAAATTGAGGAGTTTTGGTTGCTCAATCCAGGAAATGAAAGTTGTTATGCGTGATGAATCCTTTAAGAATTTGGAAGCGTTGTTACTACAAAAGAAAGACCAATTACAAAATGACATTATTCAAAAACAGCAAACGATTTTTGAAATTGAAGAATTTATTTTAACTGGCAAGGAGGAACCAATTAAATGA
- a CDS encoding spore germination protein: MGFFNRKNKIDSNSYYLTTKAPSEVEEKGDLLNSSLKDNLEKIINILGESSDIVIREIQIGKNNSVKAGIIYTSGLTDTTSLQNFIMESMMLDIQGTNVTQKLVPEPNLIEVIKNSVMTVADIKDLTDFEGLFNSLLSGDTIFLVDGYTKGLVIDNKHWEERGVTEPAAQTVVRGSREAFSENIRTNTALIRRKIKDPNLWLETKVIGTYTKTNVAIMYINGIVNEEIVKEVHIRLDRIDIDGILEGGNIEELIEDSTNSPFPTVSNTERPDAVAGSLLEGRIAILIDGSPFVLVVPTLFVQFFQSPEDYYQRPYIASLIRLLRFVSYAIALLTPALFIALTTYHQEMIPTAFLMNLAAQREGVPFPAFVETVIVEVTFEILREAGVRMPRSIGPTMSIVGAFVLGTAAVEAGTITAATVIVVSVTAIATYVTPSYDISIAVRMLRFFLIALAASFGLFGIIVGLLAIILHLCSLRSFGIPYMSPLAPFNASDQKDTYIRLPLWKMITRPRLISQKNIVRQQVPSSAKPEANKE; encoded by the coding sequence ATGGGTTTTTTTAATAGAAAAAATAAGATCGACTCTAATTCCTATTACCTAACAACAAAAGCACCTTCAGAAGTTGAAGAAAAAGGGGATTTATTAAACAGTAGCCTTAAAGATAATTTGGAAAAGATCATAAATATTCTTGGAGAAAGTTCGGATATTGTCATAAGAGAAATTCAAATAGGTAAAAACAATTCAGTCAAAGCAGGTATTATTTACACAAGTGGTTTAACAGATACAACATCCTTGCAAAATTTTATTATGGAATCGATGATGCTCGATATTCAAGGTACGAACGTAACGCAAAAATTAGTACCTGAACCTAATCTTATAGAAGTAATTAAAAATTCAGTCATGACGGTAGCTGACATTAAAGATCTAACCGATTTTGAGGGGCTATTTAATTCACTTTTATCTGGAGATACTATTTTTTTAGTGGATGGATATACCAAGGGACTTGTCATTGATAATAAGCATTGGGAAGAGAGAGGAGTTACTGAACCTGCTGCTCAAACGGTAGTTAGAGGGTCTCGGGAAGCTTTTTCAGAAAATATACGTACAAATACGGCTTTAATCAGACGTAAAATCAAAGATCCAAATCTTTGGCTTGAAACAAAAGTAATTGGAACATATACAAAAACGAATGTTGCAATTATGTATATAAATGGAATTGTAAATGAAGAAATAGTAAAGGAAGTTCATATTCGTTTAGATCGCATTGATATCGATGGAATACTTGAAGGAGGCAATATTGAGGAATTGATTGAAGATTCAACTAATTCCCCATTTCCAACCGTTAGTAATACTGAACGACCAGATGCCGTTGCTGGATCACTCTTAGAAGGACGCATAGCTATCTTAATCGATGGGTCACCATTTGTTTTAGTAGTGCCAACCTTATTTGTTCAATTTTTTCAATCACCTGAAGATTATTACCAACGACCATATATCGCTAGTTTAATTAGACTACTTCGTTTTGTTTCATACGCAATTGCTTTGCTCACTCCCGCCTTATTTATTGCACTCACTACATATCATCAAGAAATGATACCAACAGCATTTTTAATGAATTTAGCCGCTCAAAGAGAAGGTGTACCGTTTCCTGCCTTTGTTGAGACTGTGATCGTAGAAGTTACCTTTGAAATTTTGAGGGAAGCGGGAGTAAGAATGCCAAGATCTATTGGGCCAACCATGTCAATCGTAGGGGCGTTTGTCTTAGGGACGGCAGCGGTTGAAGCGGGAACGATTACAGCTGCAACAGTCATCGTGGTATCAGTAACGGCCATAGCTACTTACGTAACTCCTTCATACGATATTTCTATTGCTGTAAGAATGTTGCGTTTTTTTCTTATTGCGCTCGCAGCTTCTTTTGGTTTATTTGGGATTATCGTTGGTTTACTTGCGATTATTCTACACTTATGTAGTTTGCGGTCGTTCGGTATTCCATATATGTCCCCTTTAGCCCCTTTTAATGCTTCCGATCAAAAGGATACATATATTCGACTACCACTTTGGAAAATGATTACTCGTCCACGTTTGATTAGTCAAAAAAATATCGTCAGACAACAAGTCCCTTCCTCTGCAAAGCCAGAAGCAAATAAAGAATAA
- a CDS encoding Ger(x)C family spore germination protein: MKKRFILLLMSIIFLSGCWDRRELNELAITMAIGIDEVDDKYVVSAQVVIPMEVSIQGSKGSTPVTLMKAEGKTIFEAIRKLALESPREIYRGHLRVLVISESVAEKGLNDILDFFARNWEMRSDYYILIAKDIKAEELLNVITPIENLPANNMYNKVAVSSEYWSSTRGVTLDDLVKDIKTEGKEAVVTGIEVIGNSQIGSSKQNTETITPPTTLRLTNLGIFKNDELVGWLTEKESVGYNKITNQVKSWVANLSCPKGGTISIKLDKSNAEIKGKVINGKPEVDVILHSQGSVMEVDCQIDLTKPKTISMLEKIYKEELKEVLETSITTLQEDFQADIFGFGQAIHREEPKEWEKLKKDWDQEFSELQVNLKIDTKILKTGTISNSLK; this comes from the coding sequence ATGAAAAAACGATTTATCTTACTGTTGATGTCCATTATTTTTCTTTCTGGGTGTTGGGATCGAAGGGAGTTAAACGAACTTGCCATTACCATGGCAATAGGAATTGATGAAGTAGATGATAAATATGTGGTAAGTGCTCAAGTTGTTATCCCTATGGAGGTATCTATTCAAGGAAGTAAAGGTAGTACACCTGTCACCCTTATGAAAGCGGAAGGAAAAACAATATTTGAAGCCATTCGTAAATTAGCATTGGAATCACCTAGAGAAATATATAGAGGGCATCTTCGTGTATTAGTGATTAGTGAGTCAGTAGCTGAAAAAGGATTAAATGATATTTTAGATTTCTTTGCGAGAAATTGGGAAATGAGATCAGACTACTATATATTAATTGCCAAGGACATAAAAGCTGAAGAATTATTAAATGTGATAACACCAATTGAGAATTTACCTGCAAATAATATGTATAACAAAGTAGCTGTATCGTCTGAATATTGGTCTTCTACTAGAGGGGTAACTTTAGACGATTTGGTTAAAGATATTAAAACCGAAGGCAAAGAAGCAGTTGTAACGGGTATTGAAGTTATTGGTAATTCTCAGATAGGCTCGAGCAAACAGAATACAGAGACGATTACGCCTCCAACTACTTTAAGATTAACGAACTTAGGCATATTTAAAAATGATGAGCTTGTAGGCTGGTTGACGGAGAAAGAGAGTGTAGGATACAACAAAATAACCAACCAAGTGAAAAGTTGGGTAGCAAATCTATCTTGTCCTAAAGGTGGAACAATTTCAATTAAACTTGATAAATCTAATGCAGAAATCAAAGGCAAAGTAATAAATGGAAAACCAGAAGTAGATGTTATTCTTCATTCACAGGGAAGTGTGATGGAGGTAGACTGTCAAATAGATCTTACTAAACCTAAAACAATAAGCATGTTAGAAAAAATTTATAAAGAAGAATTGAAAGAAGTCCTTGAGACATCTATCACCACTTTACAAGAAGATTTTCAAGCTGATATTTTTGGGTTTGGTCAAGCAATTCATCGTGAAGAGCCAAAAGAATGGGAAAAACTTAAAAAAGATTGGGACCAGGAATTTTCCGAATTACAAGTGAATTTAAAGATAGATACAAAAATTCTTAAGACAGGCACGATTAGTAATTCACTAAAATAA
- a CDS encoding TIGR01777 family oxidoreductase, translating into MKKKVVIAGGTGFIGQYLQAKLKDLGYEVVIISRQSPHIQWSNQAGIVDALERAEMVINLAGKSVNCRYNSTNKKEIILSRTETTEVIGNALLACENPPPLWINSSTATIYRYAEDRPMTEASGDIGTGFSVDVANAWEQSLFAFKLTSTRQIALRMAIVLGEDGGVMTPFRNLVRFGLGGVQGSGNQIFSWIHIEDVFRIILFLQDNKDLSGVFNCSSPYPISNRELMMHMRKAMNRKIGLPSPKWMLEIGAIFIRTETELIFKSRWVLPERLEKEGFVFTFNKIDNALQQIVKNPSY; encoded by the coding sequence ATGAAAAAGAAAGTTGTCATTGCTGGAGGAACCGGTTTTATAGGTCAATACTTACAGGCGAAACTTAAAGATTTAGGATATGAAGTGGTCATCATTTCAAGGCAATCTCCTCATATTCAGTGGTCGAACCAAGCCGGTATTGTGGATGCTTTAGAACGTGCAGAGATGGTTATCAATCTTGCTGGTAAGTCTGTAAACTGTCGTTATAATTCAACAAACAAGAAAGAAATCATTCTTTCAAGAACAGAGACTACTGAAGTAATTGGAAATGCACTATTAGCTTGTGAAAACCCACCGCCATTATGGATTAATTCAAGTACAGCTACAATATATAGGTATGCGGAAGACCGGCCAATGACAGAAGCGAGTGGGGATATCGGAACAGGTTTTTCGGTGGATGTAGCTAATGCTTGGGAACAATCTCTATTTGCTTTTAAACTGACTTCTACAAGGCAAATTGCTTTAAGAATGGCTATTGTTTTAGGGGAAGATGGTGGCGTTATGACTCCATTCCGAAATTTAGTTCGGTTTGGACTTGGTGGTGTCCAAGGTTCAGGCAACCAAATATTTAGTTGGATTCATATAGAAGATGTATTTCGTATCATCTTATTTCTTCAAGACAATAAAGACTTGAGTGGTGTATTCAATTGTTCATCTCCTTATCCGATTTCAAATCGTGAATTAATGATGCATATGCGAAAGGCGATGAATCGCAAGATTGGCTTACCTTCACCAAAGTGGATGTTAGAAATAGGGGCGATTTTTATTCGAACTGAAACTGAACTGATTTTCAAGAGTCGTTGGGTTCTTCCTGAAAGATTAGAGAAAGAGGGATTTGTTTTTACATTTAATAAAATTGACAATGCACTACAACAAATTGTGAAAAATCCAAGTTACTGA
- a CDS encoding ribonuclease J yields the protein MNTTENTLSIFALGGVNEIGKNMYVLQVENDILVIDCGSKFPDESLLGIDLIIQDISYLKENKDKIRALIVTHGHEDHIGGIPHFLKQLNIPIYATRFTLGIIEIKLKEHGLLRATETHLIDSQSIIDFNTIKCTFFKTNHSIPDCLGIVFHTSEGAIVHTGDFKFDLTPVNDEHADIHEMAEIGKKGVLVLLSESTNAERPGFTASESLVGGHIEDAFRKASRKVFISTFASNIHRVQQVVDAAQKTNRKLALLGRSMVNVVSVAIKLGYLNVPEGMIIEANEINRMDPERVAILCTGSQGEPMAALSRLSTSNYRQATILPGDTVIFAATPIPGNEVGVSHIIDNLFLLGAKVIYGSGHDTGLHVSGHACQEELRLMLTLMKPKYFIPIHGEYRMLHQHRIIAESVGVETENIFIIKNGDVVDVNNSIARQTRSITSGNIYVDGLGIGDVGNIVLRDRKLLSEDGMLVTVITLSKADGQIITGPDTISRGFVYARDSEELLNEVDRLVTTTIQTAQGANGNQRNVLKQSIKATIGKFLYAKTKRNPMILPIIIEV from the coding sequence TTGAATACAACAGAAAATACATTATCAATTTTCGCCTTAGGTGGCGTAAATGAAATCGGAAAAAATATGTATGTCCTACAAGTTGAAAATGACATATTGGTCATTGACTGTGGTTCTAAGTTTCCAGATGAAAGTTTACTTGGAATTGATTTGATTATCCAGGATATCTCATACCTAAAGGAAAATAAGGACAAAATTAGAGCTCTAATTGTTACTCATGGGCATGAAGATCATATTGGTGGTATCCCTCACTTTTTAAAGCAATTGAATATACCTATTTATGCCACAAGATTCACATTAGGAATAATTGAAATTAAATTAAAGGAACATGGACTTTTAAGGGCAACAGAAACTCATCTAATTGACTCACAGTCAATAATCGATTTTAATACGATAAAATGTACATTTTTCAAAACCAATCACAGTATTCCTGATTGTTTGGGGATTGTCTTTCACACATCTGAAGGTGCAATCGTACATACTGGTGACTTCAAGTTCGATTTAACGCCCGTTAATGATGAACATGCAGATATTCATGAAATGGCTGAGATTGGGAAAAAAGGAGTTCTTGTCTTATTATCAGAAAGTACCAATGCAGAACGTCCAGGTTTCACCGCATCTGAAAGCCTTGTAGGGGGACATATTGAAGATGCATTCCGCAAAGCCAGTCGCAAAGTATTCATCTCTACCTTTGCTTCAAACATCCATCGAGTTCAGCAAGTAGTAGACGCTGCACAAAAGACAAATCGCAAGCTGGCATTACTCGGGAGAAGTATGGTGAATGTCGTGTCTGTCGCCATAAAACTAGGATATTTGAACGTACCAGAAGGCATGATAATTGAAGCCAATGAAATCAATCGGATGGATCCAGAGCGAGTGGCTATTTTATGCACAGGAAGCCAAGGTGAGCCGATGGCAGCTCTTTCCCGTTTATCCACCTCCAACTATAGACAAGCAACTATTCTGCCAGGTGATACTGTTATATTTGCTGCAACCCCCATTCCTGGTAATGAAGTTGGTGTTTCCCATATTATCGATAATTTATTTCTTTTAGGCGCAAAAGTGATTTACGGTTCAGGGCATGACACAGGTTTGCATGTTTCAGGACATGCCTGCCAAGAAGAACTGAGACTCATGCTTACTTTAATGAAGCCTAAATACTTTATCCCTATCCATGGAGAGTATAGAATGCTTCATCAACACCGAATAATAGCCGAATCTGTGGGAGTGGAAACAGAAAATATTTTTATTATTAAAAATGGTGATGTAGTCGATGTTAATAACTCAATTGCTCGTCAGACACGGAGTATAACTTCTGGGAACATTTACGTAGACGGTTTAGGTATCGGTGATGTTGGAAATATTGTGTTACGAGATCGTAAGTTACTTTCTGAAGATGGCATGTTGGTGACCGTCATTACACTTAGTAAAGCGGATGGTCAAATTATTACCGGTCCGGATACGATTTCGAGAGGCTTTGTCTATGCTCGTGATTCAGAAGAACTCTTGAATGAAGTCGATCGATTAGTCACTACGACCATTCAGACCGCACAAGGTGCAAATGGCAATCAACGCAATGTGCTTAAACAAAGTATTAAAGCTACAATTGGCAAATTCTTATATGCCAAAACAAAGAGAAATCCAATGATCCTACCGATTATAATTGAAGTGTAA
- a CDS encoding GerAB/ArcD/ProY family transporter: MVEKVKISRLQFSLLVMMFTIGSSILIIPSGLAKDAKQDAWIAVLVGVVVGIVLVALYIALGKRYRSMNLAEYSEVILGKWLGKTVSMLYFAFFFLLSALVLRNLGDFLNTYQLTKTPIIATHILFLLLVTFAVHLGLEVFARSSELFFPWAVVLSILLFFFLSPQIEFKNLQPIMEGGVQPIVRASITIIGSPFLELVVFLLIFPSINQIHGWKTGFFSGYLMGAISLFMTTISAILVLGADITATQMFPSYEVAKKVNVADTFQRLEAIAAFIWFLTIFIKLTICFYASAICLSQALNLKDYRVVILPLAMIMIILSIIAYPNTAYYLTFVSTTWPPLALLFGLFLPLLLLIISIFKKRLAK; this comes from the coding sequence ATGGTTGAAAAGGTTAAAATATCACGACTTCAATTTTCTCTACTAGTTATGATGTTTACAATAGGGAGTTCCATTTTAATTATTCCATCTGGATTAGCTAAAGATGCAAAACAAGACGCATGGATTGCGGTGTTAGTCGGAGTCGTAGTCGGAATCGTTTTAGTGGCTTTATACATTGCATTAGGGAAGAGATATAGAAGTATGAATTTAGCCGAATATAGTGAAGTCATCCTCGGAAAATGGCTAGGAAAGACCGTTTCGATGCTCTATTTCGCCTTTTTTTTTCTTCTTTCTGCACTTGTGTTACGAAACTTAGGAGATTTTTTAAATACATATCAACTAACAAAGACACCGATTATAGCCACTCATATCCTTTTTTTACTGTTGGTTACTTTTGCCGTACACCTAGGATTAGAAGTATTCGCTCGTTCTTCAGAATTATTTTTTCCGTGGGCAGTGGTTCTTTCAATATTGCTTTTCTTTTTTCTTAGCCCACAAATTGAGTTTAAAAATCTACAACCAATAATGGAAGGTGGTGTACAACCAATAGTACGAGCCTCTATTACAATAATTGGTAGTCCTTTTTTAGAACTGGTTGTATTTTTATTGATATTTCCTTCAATCAATCAAATACATGGGTGGAAAACGGGTTTTTTTTCAGGATATTTAATGGGGGCAATTTCATTATTTATGACCACAATAAGTGCCATCCTAGTTCTGGGTGCTGATATAACGGCAACACAAATGTTCCCATCTTATGAAGTGGCTAAAAAAGTAAATGTAGCAGATACTTTTCAACGACTAGAAGCAATTGCAGCATTTATTTGGTTTCTCACCATATTTATAAAACTGACCATTTGTTTTTATGCTTCTGCTATATGTCTTTCACAAGCATTAAATTTAAAAGATTATCGAGTTGTCATTCTTCCATTAGCTATGATTATGATTATTCTTTCTATTATAGCTTATCCAAATACAGCTTATTACCTTACTTTTGTTAGTACAACATGGCCACCTTTAGCCTTACTGTTTGGTCTATTTCTGCCTTTGTTACTGTTAATTATTAGTATTTTTAAAAAAAGGCTAGCAAAATAA